The DNA region TCAACAAACGATCATTCTCAAGGATTATGTAGTTACTTATTTGAGCCATTTGATAAATTGCATGTTCATCTTGACAATATCTGCATAAAACATGTTTCCGCCATTACGATATAAAAAACCACCGTTATGAAAAACTGCCTGCGGCCGATAATAACGATACATTTTTTGCTCGTCATTTCCTAATAAAGGAGCCAAAACATCTCTTGAATACTCTTCAGCTAAACGAACCGTATTTTTGCCTCCGCGTTCTTTAACAAATTCAATATAATCCAATCCAAAATTATAAGCCTGCACCGCAGTCCACTGATCACAACCAGCTGCTTCAGCCTTTTCAACTGATTGAGCTAAGTAAGCGACACCTGCGTCAATGCTTTCTTTGGTCGTTCCGATCATATGTCGTTGACCATAGACACTCTCACTACTTTGCATCAGGTCGTCTGCTCTACCTTTTGACTCTGTATAAATAATTGCTAAAATCACATTCTTATATTCAGGAATGTTGTTTTCCTTCACAGCTTCCTCGACCTCTGCTTCAAACGTCATCACATGTTTGACATTTTTACGAATGTCGTAGCCAAGATAACCCGCTACAATAATCAATAGTAATAATATTAATAATAGTGATCTTTTAAATAATCTCGCTAATTTGCCCATCATATCATCCAAACTTTTTTAAGGTATTACTTATCATACGTTATTCTAAAAAAAAAATCTAAATAAATGCTGAATTCTTTATTATTCTTTAATAAAAGGTTCCTAAATAAATATCTTTTCGGTTTGAAAACGAGTCAAAAACCGATATACTAAGAACGACAGGTGGGAATAAAATGAAACGAGAAAAAAGAGTGTTATTAGCAGCTGATCACAGTCAAATCTATTACGAAATTTGCGGCACCGGCTTCCCTTTATTTCTTCTTCATGGCAATAGCGGAAGCGGAAAATATTTCGAAAAACAGTTACCTGAATTCAGTCAACATTTTAAAGTGATCACCGTAGACAGCCGCGGACATGGGCGTTCTACGAATCAAAGTACTACCTTGTCATTTAACCAAATGGCAGAAGATTTACATTTGATTATGAAGCAGGAGGATATTCGGCAAGCTGATTTTGTCGGTTTCAGCGATGGTGCGAATGTTGCAATGGTCTTCACTAAAAAGTACCCCAAAGCTGTTCATCGACTTGTATTAAACGCTGGTAATACAACCGTTTCAGGAGTCAAACTTTTTTTTAGAGGATTAACGGAATTAGAATATCTGTTAGTTCGCCTAGCTGCAGTGATTAGTGAAACAGCAAAAAGATATTTGCCAGTTATTCAGTTGATGCGAAAAGATATCGATGTCTCAACAACTGATTTAAGCCAATTTAGAGCTAAGACATTAGTTATTGTCGGAAAATACGATGTGATCAAACGTGCCCATTCGATGTATCTGGCAAAAAATATTCCGAAGGCTTCATTTGTTTTAGTCCCCAGACAAGGACACTCTTTTGCAAGAAAGAATCCTGAGTTATTTAATCAAGAAGTGCTCTCATTTTTATTAGAAAAGTAGGTGTATTTAGTGAAAAAAATGCTGCAATGGTTCAAGGAACGAATCAGTTATTTTAAAATAATCTTTATTTTTTCAGTTATTATTATCATCTTGCGTGAACTTCTTACGATCAGTAAAACGATCTCATTCAATCAATTAGGTATCGTTTTTCAAGATATTCCTCTTTGGAAAATTGCTTTGATGCTGCTTATTGGATTGGTCTCTGTGCTGCCGATGCTTAATTATGATGTAATCCTCAACAAGATACTAGGACAACATCCCAAGAAAAGATTTCTATTTGAAAGCAGCTGGATGATCAATACGATCAATAATATTGCAGGCTTCGGCGGATTGATCAGTATCGGACTACGCTCTGAATTCTACGGTAAAGAAAAAGATGGTAAAAGAGTTGTTCAGGCACTTTCGAAAATTTTACTATTTTTGATGTCGGGTCTTTCAATCTATAGTCTTATTTCATTTTTATTAGTAACACTGGGACATACAAATGACTATATCCAACAATATTGGGTTTGGTTAATTGGCGGTAGTCTGTATTTTCCGATCGTACTACTTGTTAGTTTTTTCAAGAAAGACAATTATATCGGGGATATCGATAGAAAAACGCGTGCTGGCTTGATCTTGACCTCTTTCATGGAATGGACAGGCGTTTTAGGCAGCTTCTTGTTGATCGGTATGCTGATGGGTGTCAAAATGAATCCATTACAAATCATCCCATTATTTATTGCTGCTTCTGTTATCGGAATCGTTTCGATGATTCCTGGGGAACTTGGTAGTTTCGACTTATTGATGATCCTCGGATTATCTGCGCTCGGTATCTCTCGCGAGGTTGTCGTTGCTTGGATCCTACTTTATCGACTCTTTTACTATATTATACCGTTTCTGATCGGTGTGATTTTCTTCATGAATAATTTGAGTTATTCCTTAAATAAAAGATATTCTGGTATTCCCAGAGAGCTTTCAACTGAAGTAGCACATAAATTTGTCGTTTTCCTAATGTATTTTTCTGGAATTATGATTGTTTTATCAGCTACGATTCCTGAAGCTTTTATAGAGTTGACTTGGCTCAAACAGCTAAATCCACTTTCTTTTCGGATCATTACACAAATTCCAGCAATTTTACTAGGCTTTTTGCTCTTGATTACTGGTAGAGGCATCGCGGCTCGTGTGAAACGTGCTTATTTTCCCACGATCGGATTGATCGTCATTACACTTGGTTATACCTTTATGAAAGATTTTAGCTGGGGAGTGATTTTATTTCTAAGTTTACTTTTACTTATCATTGTCTTTTCTAAGCGACAATTATTTAGAGAACAACTTGTGTATTCTTGGGAGATGATCACAGTCGATGGCGTGATTTTTCTAACGCTGACAATCTTATATATCGTGATCGGTGTCTATAACTTGCCGGCCTTCCCTCACCACAAGCACAAATTTATTTCCTTTTTCTTATTCCCATCTGAGAAAATTTGGTTATCTGGTCTTATTGGTATTTTACTGGTCACTTTAGTCAGCTACTTATTCATTCGTTATCTCGAAGGCAAACGCTATAAAATCGGTATGCCGCTAGATGACGAACGGGCATTATCACTTTTGCTGAATTATGGAGGAAATACTGACAGTCAATTGGTTTTTCTTGGTGACAAAGATATGTATATTTATCAAAATAGTGCTCAGGAAGATACTGTCTTGATACAATTTAAAACGATCAACAACAAATGCATCGTTATGGGAGATCCTTCCGGGAATAAAGAAGATTTTTCTGATGCGATCGAACAGTTCATCAACGAAGCTGATCGTTGGGGATATTTGCCTGTTTTCTATGAAGTTTCAGAAGAATGTGTAATGTTTTTACACGAGTTTGGCTATGATTTCATTAAAATGGGCGAAGAGGCTCATGTTGATTTACCAAGCTTTACTTTATCCGGCAAAAAAATGAAAAGTGAGCGGGCTGTCATGAATCGTTTCACTAAAGAGAACTATTCTTTCGAGGTTCTGTCCCCTCCTTTTTCAGATGAGTTAGTGTCAGAGCTAAAACAAGTTTCAGATGAGTGGCTCGGCAGCCGCAAAGAAAAAGGATTTTCTCTCGGTTTTTTCAATGAAGATTACCTAGCTCGCAGCCAAATCGCTGTAGCGAAAAATCAATCAGGAAAAATCATTGCATTTGCAAATATCATGCCGACTTACACAAAAGAAGAAGGAACGATCGATTTAATGAGATACAGCAAGGAAGCTCCCTCTGGCGTAATGGACTATCTTTTTATCTCCTTATTCCAACATATGCAAGAAGAAGGCTTAGCTTACTTCAATTTAGGAATGGCTCCCTTATCGAATGTAGGAACATCGAGAAAAAGCTTTATCCAAGAACGGATCGCTTATCTTGTTTATGAATTTGGCTCTCGCTTTTATTCTTTTCAAGGATTACGGGATTATAAAGAAAAATATGCAACTGCCTGGGTTTCACGTTATACCCTTTATTCCAGAGAAAGTTTTATCGCCTATGTTATGATCGCACTATTGATCATTGACAACGCACCTATTGAAAAGCAAAAAAATGTTCACGGGATTCGCCGTATTCTTAGAAATAGATCTCAACGTTAAGAAGTACGTTGTAATTGGTACAAATCGTTACAGAATTACTGAATAATCTACTTTTAGACCATCATTGATCATGATTTAGAAAAAAACGAGACAAAACTGATTTTCAGTTTTGTCTCGTTTTTTACTCATCTAATGTTATTTTTATCTCTTCGTTCAAACAGGCTGTGCCAGTTATTCTGACCGAATGAGCTGCCTTTTCCCCTCTGATCACATCAACCAAAACCTGTCCTGATCTGTTTACATGTTTCCCTTGGAAAACAGTGATTTCTTTTCTCTGATCATCAAGATAAATATGGTTTAGAGCATAAGCTCCCATCACACCAGAAGCGGTACCAGTAACAGAATCTTCTTTCGTTCCTGAAAATGGGGATGAAAAATGCCTTGCAGTCATCACAGCGGCTTCTTTTGAAAGCACTGCAAAAGGATGAACAGAAGCTTTTGACATTTCAGTCAACAGCTCAGGAAAACATTGTGTATCTGCTGACATTTTGTCCAAAACTGTTTCATTTTTAACCGGAACTAGCAAGGTCCATGAGCCTGTATTTCCATATTGAATCGGTAAACTGGGATCAAGATCTGTCTTTTCGATCCCTAAACTCTGACAAAGCGCTTTTTTATCTCCCATAAAGTCGATAAACTTTGGTTCCGCTTGAGTCATCGTGATTTCACATTGTTCATCATTATAATCGACCGAAAGAAGCCCCGCTTTCGTTTCAATGACTCGCTTTTGATTTCCTTTTCCATGATATAAAGCAAAAATACTCCCCATCGTCGCATGACCACATAATGGTGTTTCGTGTCCTGGTGTAAAATATCGTAATTTGATATCCGCATGATCACTCGCACAACAAAAAACTGTTTCATTAAAGCCGACTTTTTTCGCAATTTCCTGCATCTCTTTTGTACTATACTGATCACCGTTTAAGACAACACCTGCTGGATTCCCTTGCCCAATGACCTTAGTAAATGCATCTACCCTCAAAACCGAACACTCCATTAACGAACGCTCCCTTTTTTTAGTCCATATCATATAATAAAAAAGCGTATACGTCAAAACAGATTTTTGTTTTGACATACACGCTTAGTACGACGTTTTCTATTTTTCTATTTCTGTCACAATGCCGGATCCGACTGTGCGTCCACCTTCGCGAATTGAAAAGGTCGTTCCTTTTTCAACAGCAATTGGATGGATCAATTCAACATCGATCGTCACATTGTCACCCGGCATAACCATTTCAACATTTTCAGGGAGTTCAACAACTCCCGTTACATCAGTTGTTCGGAAATAAAATTGTGGACGATAATTTGTAAAGAATGGTGTATGACGTCCACCTTCTTCTTTTGTAAGAACATAGACTTCTGCATTGAATTTTGTATGTGGAGTAATGGAACCCGGTTTAGCAATTACTTGTCCACGTTCGATTTCATCACGAGTGATTCCACGTAAAAGTACACCAACATTATCTCCTGCTTCACCATAATCCAATGTTTTTCTGAACATTTCTATTCCAGTTACCACGGCTTTTTGTGTTTCTGGTTTAATCCCTACGATTTCAATTTCGTCACCAACGCTCACTTTTCCTCGGTCGATACGACCAGAAGCAACAGTTCCTCGTCCTGTAATTGAAAAGACATCTTCTACTGGTAGTAATAACGGTTTATCTGTATCCCTTTCAGGTGTAGGAATATATGAATCAACAGTATCCATCAACTCTATGATGGCAGCTTCTGCTTCTGGATCTCCTTGAAGTGCTTTTAATGCAGAGCCTTTGATGATCGGCGTATCATCGCCTGGGAAATTGTACTCATTAAGTAATTCACGAACTTCCATCTCAACTAAATCGATCAACTCTTCATCATCTACTAAATCTGTTTTATTAAGAAAGACGATCAGATATTTAACACCGACTTGACGAGACAATAAAATATGCTCTCTTGTTTGCGGCATTGGACCATCAGTTGCTGAAACGACTAAAATCGCACCATCCATTTGAGCTGCACCTGTGATCATATTTTTCACGTAATCCGCATGTCCCGGAGCATCGATATGAGCATAGTGACGAGCGTCTGTTTCGTATTCCACATGGGCGGTGTTGATTGTGATTCCACGTTCTCTTTCTTCTGGTGCTGCATCAATACTAGCATAGTCCTGCGGGTTTGCTAGGCCTTTTTTTCCTAATACTGTAGTGATCGCAGCAGTCAATGTTGTTTTCCCATGATCGACATGACCGATCGTGCCGATATTTACATGGGGTTTACTTCTGTCATAATGTTGTTTTGCCATAATTTACAAACCTCCTATTTTCTTCAAAGGATCAGTAAAAGGATTTTAAATTGACCTTTATTGACCTTTGTAATGCTATTATATACCTATTTAAAAAAAGTACAACTTATATGCTTACTAATTGTAAGTGGTGAAACAGAAAGAAAAAAGGATGGTTTTAAGCACCATCCTTTTAATAAATTACTTTTTATAAAATTGATCCATCTTACGTTCGACGTTTTCGCCGCATACATTTGCAAATTCAGCCGATAAGCGACGTAACTCTATTGCATCATCCAGGGAAAGCTCCTCTGTTTGAAATTTTTCGATCAGTCCCAACAACCGTTCTGTATTTTCCTTCATGTTTTTCCCACCTTAAATTCTATCAACGACTTGCTCGATTTCCTTTTCATCATAAACCGTCAAAATAAATTTCTCTTGATAAGATCTTGTCATCTCTTTAATTTGATCGATCATATGAGTGTCACAATCAATATAAAGAATAATCGCTTCAAATCTATTTTTAGTGTCGTTTAAAAAACGTTTTAAGTCGTTAAGCGTATTATGTCTTGTCATTGTTTCATAGGCTGGCATTTGTTTTGCTCGAATAAAATTATAAGGAATCTCTCCAGAATATCCGACAACCGCAACTTTCTTACCAGTGTGCTCTCTCTTGACTAAATCCCAGACTTTCTCGATTTTTCTTGAATTCTTTCCTTTAACAATAATCATTGATCTATCTCCCTTTTCTTCATCATATTCAATCAATATGACACAAAGAAACCATAGGATCATCAACTGGCACTTCTTTGTGTCCAGCCTTATTCGCGCAAGATAATCTCCTCCTAAAAACAATTACACATTAACCATAGCATAGAAAAAAAATAAAGCAAGAGAACAAAAACATTAAAAATAAAACGAGGGTTAAAAAAACAGCTGAACGAGATAGAATCACGACGGCTCTATCTTTGTTCAGCTGTAAATAACGGCTATTATTTTACTGTTACTTTACCAATTGTATCATTGGCTGAAGTTTCTTGACCTGATTTAGCTAGATCATAGCTATCAACAATATCTTGATTTGTAAATACAACGATCAAATCTGATTTTTTACCTGCCGCTTCAAGCGCAGCTAGATCCATTGTAGCGATCTTATCGCCTTGTTTTACTATTTGCCCTTCTTCAACATGAAGCGTAAATGGTGCACCTTTTAGTTC from Enterococcus sp. 9D6_DIV0238 includes:
- a CDS encoding lysozyme family protein — encoded protein: MGKLARLFKRSLLLILLLLIIVAGYLGYDIRKNVKHVMTFEAEVEEAVKENNIPEYKNVILAIIYTESKGRADDLMQSSESVYGQRHMIGTTKESIDAGVAYLAQSVEKAEAAGCDQWTAVQAYNFGLDYIEFVKERGGKNTVRLAEEYSRDVLAPLLGNDEQKMYRYYRPQAVFHNGGFLYRNGGNMFYADIVKMNMQFIKWLK
- a CDS encoding alpha/beta fold hydrolase; translation: MKREKRVLLAADHSQIYYEICGTGFPLFLLHGNSGSGKYFEKQLPEFSQHFKVITVDSRGHGRSTNQSTTLSFNQMAEDLHLIMKQEDIRQADFVGFSDGANVAMVFTKKYPKAVHRLVLNAGNTTVSGVKLFFRGLTELEYLLVRLAAVISETAKRYLPVIQLMRKDIDVSTTDLSQFRAKTLVIVGKYDVIKRAHSMYLAKNIPKASFVLVPRQGHSFARKNPELFNQEVLSFLLEK
- the mprF gene encoding bifunctional lysylphosphatidylglycerol flippase/synthetase MprF, which encodes MLQWFKERISYFKIIFIFSVIIIILRELLTISKTISFNQLGIVFQDIPLWKIALMLLIGLVSVLPMLNYDVILNKILGQHPKKRFLFESSWMINTINNIAGFGGLISIGLRSEFYGKEKDGKRVVQALSKILLFLMSGLSIYSLISFLLVTLGHTNDYIQQYWVWLIGGSLYFPIVLLVSFFKKDNYIGDIDRKTRAGLILTSFMEWTGVLGSFLLIGMLMGVKMNPLQIIPLFIAASVIGIVSMIPGELGSFDLLMILGLSALGISREVVVAWILLYRLFYYIIPFLIGVIFFMNNLSYSLNKRYSGIPRELSTEVAHKFVVFLMYFSGIMIVLSATIPEAFIELTWLKQLNPLSFRIITQIPAILLGFLLLITGRGIAARVKRAYFPTIGLIVITLGYTFMKDFSWGVILFLSLLLLIIVFSKRQLFREQLVYSWEMITVDGVIFLTLTILYIVIGVYNLPAFPHHKHKFISFFLFPSEKIWLSGLIGILLVTLVSYLFIRYLEGKRYKIGMPLDDERALSLLLNYGGNTDSQLVFLGDKDMYIYQNSAQEDTVLIQFKTINNKCIVMGDPSGNKEDFSDAIEQFINEADRWGYLPVFYEVSEECVMFLHEFGYDFIKMGEEAHVDLPSFTLSGKKMKSERAVMNRFTKENYSFEVLSPPFSDELVSELKQVSDEWLGSRKEKGFSLGFFNEDYLARSQIAVAKNQSGKIIAFANIMPTYTKEEGTIDLMRYSKEAPSGVMDYLFISLFQHMQEEGLAYFNLGMAPLSNVGTSRKSFIQERIAYLVYEFGSRFYSFQGLRDYKEKYATAWVSRYTLYSRESFIAYVMIALLIIDNAPIEKQKNVHGIRRILRNRSQR
- a CDS encoding PhzF family phenazine biosynthesis protein, with translation MECSVLRVDAFTKVIGQGNPAGVVLNGDQYSTKEMQEIAKKVGFNETVFCCASDHADIKLRYFTPGHETPLCGHATMGSIFALYHGKGNQKRVIETKAGLLSVDYNDEQCEITMTQAEPKFIDFMGDKKALCQSLGIEKTDLDPSLPIQYGNTGSWTLLVPVKNETVLDKMSADTQCFPELLTEMSKASVHPFAVLSKEAAVMTARHFSSPFSGTKEDSVTGTASGVMGAYALNHIYLDDQRKEITVFQGKHVNRSGQVLVDVIRGEKAAHSVRITGTACLNEEIKITLDE
- the tuf gene encoding elongation factor Tu, whose product is MAKQHYDRSKPHVNIGTIGHVDHGKTTLTAAITTVLGKKGLANPQDYASIDAAPEERERGITINTAHVEYETDARHYAHIDAPGHADYVKNMITGAAQMDGAILVVSATDGPMPQTREHILLSRQVGVKYLIVFLNKTDLVDDEELIDLVEMEVRELLNEYNFPGDDTPIIKGSALKALQGDPEAEAAIIELMDTVDSYIPTPERDTDKPLLLPVEDVFSITGRGTVASGRIDRGKVSVGDEIEIVGIKPETQKAVVTGIEMFRKTLDYGEAGDNVGVLLRGITRDEIERGQVIAKPGSITPHTKFNAEVYVLTKEEGGRHTPFFTNYRPQFYFRTTDVTGVVELPENVEMVMPGDNVTIDVELIHPIAVEKGTTFSIREGGRTVGSGIVTEIEK